From one Nematostella vectensis chromosome 7, jaNemVect1.1, whole genome shotgun sequence genomic stretch:
- the LOC5509719 gene encoding coiled-coil domain-containing protein 42 homolog: MAESDKYKLELEEQKKNVFVTQLREEDDEDVETRKYQVVNETSGKLLETGLKTFQSTLLLKKQLEVEKVQEDLEIKRQQFAERMAACKRKEEELKKKQLQIRDRVGKFEKFIKENEAKRRRAVQKYQTELKLKDQKSKEEEILAAELQQLKARKHSLEAKIAKYSVYEKYLLKVLDFLPEDYLEASDSMLMGIMMRFRTLSATNHTLMQMLSDKADGVEQSQQKLLDMNNNHTQHLVLINSELAHLQQILEETSQKNAELDQLLINNKTTVRHQSEILGRIQLAINNISERCQRRVLVPVETLDYDTKLHLIQDHISEYNDICRLAKPSEGGPLSTNGPVSSASILKKDARTVKTQESALKSGGARGRHPHQELRFAADVK; encoded by the exons ATGGCGGAGAGCGATAAATACAAGCTCGAACTTGAAGAGCAAAAGAAGAACGTATTTGTGACACAGCTGAG AGAAGAGGACGACGAAGATGTCGAAACTCGAAAGTACCAAGTTGTCAACGAG ACTTCAGGCAAACTACTGGAAACAGGGCTCAAGACTTTCCAGTCAACCCTGCTCCTCAAGAAACAGCTTGAAGTGGAAAAAGTCCAGGAAGACCTTGAGATCAAGAGGCAGCAGTTTGCCGAGAGGATGGCAGCTTGTAAACGCAAGGAGGAGGAGCTTAAGAAAAAACAGCTACAG ATAAGAGATAGAGTGGGGAAATTTGAGAAGTTCATCAAAGAGAATGAAGCAAAGAGAAGACGAGCTGTTCAGAAATACCAGACTGAACTGAAACTAAAGGACCAAAAGTCTAAAGAAGAGGAGATTCTGGCTGCAGAATTGCAGCAGTTAAAAGCAAG GAAACACTCACTAGAAGCCAAGATTGCAAAATATTCTGTCTATGAGAAATATCTACTGAAAGTATTGGACTTCCTACCTGAAG ATTACCTTGAAGCAAGCGACTCCATGCTGATGGGGATCATGATGAGATTTAGGACTCTCAGTGCCACCAACCATACGTTAATGCAGATGTTATCAGACAAGGCAGACGGG GTGGAACAATCACAGCAGAAATTATTGGACATGAACAACAATCACACACAACATTTAGTG CTCATCAACAGTGAGCTTGCACATCTACAGCAGATTTTGGAAGAAACATCTCAGAAGAATGCCGAACTGGACCAGCTCCTTATCAACAACAAGACTACTGTCAGACACCAG agCGAAATTCTCGGTCGTATCCAGTtagccatcaacaacatatCGGAACGTTGCCAAAGACGAGTTCTGGTTCCTGTCGAAACGCTAGACTACGATACCAAACTACACTTGATTCAAGACCACATATCCGAATACAATGACATTTGCAGGCTAGCAAAGCCTTCCGAGGGGGGTCCCCTTAGTACGAATGGACCTGTTTCCAGTGCCTCGATTCTGAAGAAGGATGCGCGGACAGTAAAAACACAGGAATCCGCGCTTAAGAGCGGCGGGGCGCGCGGGCGACATCCGCACCAAGAATTGCGCTTCGCGGCGGATGTGAAATAG